A single region of the Brachypodium distachyon strain Bd21 chromosome 3, Brachypodium_distachyon_v3.0, whole genome shotgun sequence genome encodes:
- the LOC100843888 gene encoding probable trehalose-phosphate phosphatase 4 — MTSQDVVVPEMGIGAGAAMPGSGGTAGLFACRSAAAGAMSMRQTYHLAAARSAPASCTWLEAMRACSPPRSRGGAGADVDELSSWMRKHPSALGKFEQIAGACKGKKVVMFLDYDGTLSPIVANPDAAYITDAMRAAVRDVAKHFPTAIVSGRCRDKVHNFVGLSELYYAGSHGMDIKGPTSNPESVLCQPASEFLPMIEEVYKVLVEKTKSTPGAMVENNKFCLSVHFRCVDEKRWNFLAEQVKAVIKDYPMLKLTQGRKVFELRPSIMWDKGKALEFLLESLGFADCSDVLPVYIGDDRTDEDAFKVLRKRGQGVGILVSKCPKETSASYSLQDPTEVMEFLLRLVEWNRKSSSSPAMLRPRVL, encoded by the exons ATGACGAGCCAGGACGTGGTTGTCCCTGAGATGGGCATTGGGGCCGGGGCCGCGATGCCGGGCTCGGGCGGCACGGCAGGGCTCTTCGCGtgccgcagcgccgccgcgggcgccaTGTCCATGCGGCAGACTTACCACCTCGCCGCGGCGCGCTCCGCCCCCGCGAGCTGCACCTGGCTCGAGGCCATGCGCGCCTGCTCCCCGCCACgctcccgcggcggcgccggcgccgacgtcgACGAGCTCTCGTCCTGGATG AGGaagcacccgtcggcgctgggcAAGTTCGAGCAGATCGCGGGCGCGTGCAAGGGGAAGAAGGTCGTCATGTTCCTCGACTACGACGGCACGCTCTCGCCCATCGTCGCCAACCCCGACGCCGCCTACATAACCGACGCG ATGAGGGCGgcggtgcgcgacgtggccaaGCACTTCCCGACGGCGATCGTCAGCGGCCGGTGCCGCGACAAG GTGCACAACTTCGTCGGCCTCTCCGAGCTCTACTACGCCGGCAGCCACGGCATGGACATCAAGGGACCGACCTCCAAT CCCGAGTCGGTCCTGTGCCAACCTGCAAGCGAGTTCCTCCCCATGATCGAGGAG GTGtacaaggtgctggtggaaaAGACGAAATCCACACCTGGAGCCATGGTGGAGAACAACAAGTTCTGCCTGTCCGTCCACTTCAGATGTGTTGATGAAAAG AGATGGAATTTCTTGGCCGAGCAAGTCAAGGCCGTGATCAAGGACTACCCCATGCTGAAGCTCACGCAAGGCAGAAAG GTTTTCGAGCTCCGGCCCAGCATTATGTGGGACAAGGGCAAGGCTCTGGAGTTCCTGCTCGAATCGCTAG GTTTCGCCGACTGCAGCGACGTCCTGCCGGTGTACATCGGCGACGACCGCACCGACGAGGACGCCTTCAAG GTGTTGAGGAAGAGGGGCCAAGGCGTGGGGATCCTGGTGTCCAAGTGCCCCAAGGAGACGAGCGCCTCTTACTCGCTCCAGGACCCAACAGAGGTCATGGAGTTCCTGCTCCGGCTCGTGGAGTGGAACCGGaagtcttcttcttcgccagCCATGCTCCGGCCAAGAGTACTGTAA
- the LOC100844186 gene encoding protein ALP1-like — translation MVDRFRGRKSYPTQNVLAVVDFDLRFTYVLAGWEGSAHDSLVPQDALSRPAGLKIPEGKFFLADAGYATRPGILPPYRGVRYHLNEFSGSNDPTTPKELFNHRHSSLRTTVERAFGTLKSRFKILTHRPFIPLKSQIKVVVTCCALHNWILENGPDEYVVDEATWYSNLPRSSGRVRDREADIREWAARRDLIAQQMWADKESETDNEDAASPL, via the exons ATGGTGGACAGATTTAGGGGACGCAAATCATACCCCACCCAAAATGTCCTAGCAGTGGTCGACTTCGATCTTCGGTTCACTTATGTCCTAGCAGGATGGGAGGGTTCTGCCCATGATTCTCTTGTGCCACAAGATGCCCTCTCACGGCCAGCTGGTCTAAAAATACCTGAAG GGAAATTTTTCTTGGCTGATGCTGGGTATGCCACGAGACCAGGGATATTACCTCCCTACCGTGGTGTCCGGTACCATTTGAATGAGTTCTCTGGATCCAATGACCCAACTACCCCAAAAGAATTATTCAACCATCGACACTCATCACTTAGGACCACAGTTGAGCGAGCATTCGGGACACTTAAAAGTCGCTTCAAGATCCTTACTCATAGGCCCTTCATCCCTCTAAAATCTCAGATAAAGGTGGTTGTTACTTGTTGTGCTTTGCACAACTGGATATTGGAAAATGGTCCAGATGAGTATGTTGTGGATGAGGCGACATGGTACTCAAACCTCCCAAGGAGTAGTGGACGAGTTCGTGATCGAGAGGCTGACATACGTGAGTGGGCTGCCAGGCGTGATTTAATAGCTCAACAAATGTGGGCAGATAAAGAGAGTGAGACTGACAATGAGGATGCTGCCTCACCTCTGTGA